In Chelonia mydas isolate rCheMyd1 chromosome 10, rCheMyd1.pri.v2, whole genome shotgun sequence, a single window of DNA contains:
- the JPT2 gene encoding jupiter microtubule associated homolog 2 isoform X1, whose protein sequence is MFQGPEAESAKPSSRVLKPPGGGSSNLFGSTEEVSSSSRPHRMASSIFGAAEEPQNFPKRTNPPGGKGSGIFEDPSPVQSRQRMNPPGGKTSDIFGSPVPASPVRAHPNKPKDHVVLQEAGDASKELKATENKPQMEDRSEKRDLGKEEPGPKIDDHEPRLGPRPRSHNKVLNPPGGKSSIAFY, encoded by the exons ATGTTCCAGGGGCCGGAGGCCGAATCTGCCAAGCCCAGCTCTAG AGTATTGAAACCCCCTGGAGGAGGCTCTAGTAATCTGTTTGGGAGCACAGAAGAAGTTTCCTCTTCCAGCAGACCACACAGAATGGCATCTAGCATCTTTGGAGCAGCTGAGGAACCTCAGAACTTTCCAAAAAGAACAAACCCTCCAG gggggaaaggAAGTGGTATCTTTGAGGATCCTAGCCCTGTCCAGTCTCGTCAACGCATGAATCCGCCTGGTGGGAAGACAAGTGATATCTTTGGGTCTCCAGTACCTGCCAGCCCTGTTCGAGCACACCCAAACAAACCCAAG GATCACGTTGTCTTACAAGAGGCAGGAGATGCATCAAAGGAACTGAAAG CTACAGAAAACAAACCACAGATGGAAGACAGAAGCGAGAAGAGAGATCTTGGGAAAGAAGAGCCAGGCCCCAAGATAGATGATCATGAACCCAGACTGGGGCCAAGGCCACGGTCACACAACAAAGTCCTCAATCCCCCTGGTGGCAAATCCAGCATTGCATTTTATTAG
- the JPT2 gene encoding jupiter microtubule associated homolog 2 isoform X2 has product MASSIFGAAEEPQNFPKRTNPPGGKGSGIFEDPSPVQSRQRMNPPGGKTSDIFGSPVPASPVRAHPNKPKDHVVLQEAGDASKELKATENKPQMEDRSEKRDLGKEEPGPKIDDHEPRLGPRPRSHNKVLNPPGGKSSIAFY; this is encoded by the exons ATGGCATCTAGCATCTTTGGAGCAGCTGAGGAACCTCAGAACTTTCCAAAAAGAACAAACCCTCCAG gggggaaaggAAGTGGTATCTTTGAGGATCCTAGCCCTGTCCAGTCTCGTCAACGCATGAATCCGCCTGGTGGGAAGACAAGTGATATCTTTGGGTCTCCAGTACCTGCCAGCCCTGTTCGAGCACACCCAAACAAACCCAAG GATCACGTTGTCTTACAAGAGGCAGGAGATGCATCAAAGGAACTGAAAG CTACAGAAAACAAACCACAGATGGAAGACAGAAGCGAGAAGAGAGATCTTGGGAAAGAAGAGCCAGGCCCCAAGATAGATGATCATGAACCCAGACTGGGGCCAAGGCCACGGTCACACAACAAAGTCCTCAATCCCCCTGGTGGCAAATCCAGCATTGCATTTTATTAG